In Crassostrea angulata isolate pt1a10 chromosome 6, ASM2561291v2, whole genome shotgun sequence, a genomic segment contains:
- the LOC128190432 gene encoding PR domain zinc finger protein 14-like isoform X2, whose amino-acid sequence MSNVEKENRPLRNRSNKSGYYPHQAGQNVDSLPSLRSTILQCKALADISNRMYPAQHNLPTPTQRQPSFFFTQEQLDYVLFGFSHSGCRGTPVHALSGLKIGEISHGIERILNHQNGLSPHCSMASWKLSRTDPPPHELPEELCICPTTFAGIIHYGVFCRKEAILKGAKFGPFKGKVVNTSEIKTFDDNSFMWEIFKNGRLSHFIDGRGATGNWMSYVNCARYSREQNLVVVQEGENIYYEVCKDIPMGTELLVWYGDMYTQFMGIPVTLQKLEESANIPIEPENAEGYQCERCGKVFAYKYYRDKHLKYTKCVDQGNRKFPCHLCARSFEKRDRLRIHILHVHEKHRPHKCAVCGKSFSQSSSLNKHMRVHSGERPYKCVYCSKSFTASSILRTHIRQHSGERPFKCKFCGKAFASHAAHDSHVRRTHVKEKSIQCKYCGAEFNHQHELKVHYRTHHSGAESSVTPWSVVEPPLPVQAHLPILPPV is encoded by the exons GTCGGGTTATTACCCCCACCAAGCGGGGCAAAATGTCGACAGTCTCCCGTCCTTGCGCTCCACAATTCTTCAGTGTAAGGCTCTTGCGGACATCTCAAACCGGATGTACCCCGCCCAGCACAATCTGCCCACCCCGACCCAAAGGCAACCCTCTTTCTTCTTCACCCAGGAGCAACTAGATTACGTCTTGTTCGGATTTTCCCATTCCGGATGTAGGGGAACTCCCGTTCACGCCCTCAGCGGTCTAAAGATCGGGGAGATAAGTCATG GAATAGAGCGGATTCTGAATCACCAAAACGGCCTGTCCCCCCACTGCTCCATGGCCTCCTGGAAGCTCTCCCGCACAGACCCACCCCCGCACGAACTCCCGGAAG AACTCTGTATTTGCCCCACTACGTTTGCTGGCATTATTCACTATGGCGTCTTCTGTCGCAAGGAAGCGATATTGAAAGGAGCAAAGTTTGGTCCTTTTAAGGGAAAAGTTGTCAACACCAGCGAAATCAAAACGTTTGACGATAACAGCTTCATGTGGGAG attttcaaaAACGGTAGATTGAGTCACTTCATCGATGGCCGCGGTGCTACCGGGAACTGGATGTCGTACGTAAACTGCGCGAGGTATTCCAGAGAACAGAACCTGGTGGTTGTTCAGGAAGGGGAAAACATTTACTATGAAGTGTGCAAGGATATCCCGATGGGAACAGAACTGCTGGTATGGTACGGAGACATGTACACCCAGTTTATGGGGATCCCCGTTACACTTCAGAAGCTAGAGGAATCTGCTAACATTCCCATCGAACCAGAGA ACGCGGAAGGATATCAGTGTGAGAGGTGTGGGAAGGTGTTCGCCTACAAATACTACAGGGATAAACACCTCAAATACACCAAATGCGTGGACCAGGGAAACAGGAAGTTCCCGTGTCACCTATGTGCGAG GTCGTTCGAGAAGAGGGACCGCCTGAGGATCCACATTCTCCATGTCCACGAGAAGCATCGCCCCCACAAGTGCGCGGTGTGCGGCAAGAGCTTCAGTCAGAGCTCCAGTCTCAACAAACACATGAGG GTTCACAGCGGAGAGCGTCCATACAAGTGTGTCTACTGCAGCAAGTCTTTCACTGCCTCAAGTATTCTCAGGACGCACATTCGACAACACTCGGGGGAGAGGCCCTTCAAG TGTAAGTTTTGCGGTAAGGCTTTTGCGTCTCACGCCGCACATGACAGTCACGTAAGAAGAACGCACGTGAAAGAAAAGTCCATCCAGTGTAAATACTGCGGGGCGGAGTTCAATCACCAGCACGAGCTGAAGGTCCACTACAGGACCCACCACAGCGGCGCGG AGTCCAGTGTGACGCCATGGTCCGTGGTAGAACCCCCACTTCCGGTCCAAGCTCATCTTCCCATCCTCCCTCCGGTCTAG
- the LOC128190432 gene encoding PR domain zinc finger protein 14-like isoform X1 codes for MDATVSNNYFQNPMHFGSGYYPHQAGQNVDSLPSLRSTILQCKALADISNRMYPAQHNLPTPTQRQPSFFFTQEQLDYVLFGFSHSGCRGTPVHALSGLKIGEISHGIERILNHQNGLSPHCSMASWKLSRTDPPPHELPEELCICPTTFAGIIHYGVFCRKEAILKGAKFGPFKGKVVNTSEIKTFDDNSFMWEIFKNGRLSHFIDGRGATGNWMSYVNCARYSREQNLVVVQEGENIYYEVCKDIPMGTELLVWYGDMYTQFMGIPVTLQKLEESANIPIEPENAEGYQCERCGKVFAYKYYRDKHLKYTKCVDQGNRKFPCHLCARSFEKRDRLRIHILHVHEKHRPHKCAVCGKSFSQSSSLNKHMRVHSGERPYKCVYCSKSFTASSILRTHIRQHSGERPFKCKFCGKAFASHAAHDSHVRRTHVKEKSIQCKYCGAEFNHQHELKVHYRTHHSGAESSVTPWSVVEPPLPVQAHLPILPPV; via the exons GTCGGGTTATTACCCCCACCAAGCGGGGCAAAATGTCGACAGTCTCCCGTCCTTGCGCTCCACAATTCTTCAGTGTAAGGCTCTTGCGGACATCTCAAACCGGATGTACCCCGCCCAGCACAATCTGCCCACCCCGACCCAAAGGCAACCCTCTTTCTTCTTCACCCAGGAGCAACTAGATTACGTCTTGTTCGGATTTTCCCATTCCGGATGTAGGGGAACTCCCGTTCACGCCCTCAGCGGTCTAAAGATCGGGGAGATAAGTCATG GAATAGAGCGGATTCTGAATCACCAAAACGGCCTGTCCCCCCACTGCTCCATGGCCTCCTGGAAGCTCTCCCGCACAGACCCACCCCCGCACGAACTCCCGGAAG AACTCTGTATTTGCCCCACTACGTTTGCTGGCATTATTCACTATGGCGTCTTCTGTCGCAAGGAAGCGATATTGAAAGGAGCAAAGTTTGGTCCTTTTAAGGGAAAAGTTGTCAACACCAGCGAAATCAAAACGTTTGACGATAACAGCTTCATGTGGGAG attttcaaaAACGGTAGATTGAGTCACTTCATCGATGGCCGCGGTGCTACCGGGAACTGGATGTCGTACGTAAACTGCGCGAGGTATTCCAGAGAACAGAACCTGGTGGTTGTTCAGGAAGGGGAAAACATTTACTATGAAGTGTGCAAGGATATCCCGATGGGAACAGAACTGCTGGTATGGTACGGAGACATGTACACCCAGTTTATGGGGATCCCCGTTACACTTCAGAAGCTAGAGGAATCTGCTAACATTCCCATCGAACCAGAGA ACGCGGAAGGATATCAGTGTGAGAGGTGTGGGAAGGTGTTCGCCTACAAATACTACAGGGATAAACACCTCAAATACACCAAATGCGTGGACCAGGGAAACAGGAAGTTCCCGTGTCACCTATGTGCGAG GTCGTTCGAGAAGAGGGACCGCCTGAGGATCCACATTCTCCATGTCCACGAGAAGCATCGCCCCCACAAGTGCGCGGTGTGCGGCAAGAGCTTCAGTCAGAGCTCCAGTCTCAACAAACACATGAGG GTTCACAGCGGAGAGCGTCCATACAAGTGTGTCTACTGCAGCAAGTCTTTCACTGCCTCAAGTATTCTCAGGACGCACATTCGACAACACTCGGGGGAGAGGCCCTTCAAG TGTAAGTTTTGCGGTAAGGCTTTTGCGTCTCACGCCGCACATGACAGTCACGTAAGAAGAACGCACGTGAAAGAAAAGTCCATCCAGTGTAAATACTGCGGGGCGGAGTTCAATCACCAGCACGAGCTGAAGGTCCACTACAGGACCCACCACAGCGGCGCGG AGTCCAGTGTGACGCCATGGTCCGTGGTAGAACCCCCACTTCCGGTCCAAGCTCATCTTCCCATCCTCCCTCCGGTCTAG
- the LOC128190498 gene encoding protein pelota-like: protein MKLVSRDIDKNNAGCVTLIPDEAEDLWHAYNLIMVDDTIRSTTIRKVQTESATGSVSVNKVRTTLTIKIEAIDFDTQGCVLRLKGRNIQENQYVKMGAYHTLDLEVNRKFTLGKQEWDSIALERIEMACDPTQHADLAAVIMQEGLANVCLITSNMTIVRAKIETNIPRKRKGSCTQHDKGLTKFYDQIVQAILRHINFDVVKCVLVASPGFVKDQFMAYMMDQAIKMEYKVLIDNKPKFVMVHSSSGFKHSLKEILQDPSVASKLSDTKASGEVKALDDFYQMLQNDPNRAFYGARHVEKAAELQAVEVLLISDELFRAQNVAQRKRFVKLVDSVRECGGDVKIFSSMHISGEQLGLLSGIAAILRFPIPDDEEEDSDDD, encoded by the exons ATGAAGTTGGTATCAAGAGACATCGATAAGAACAATGCAGG GTGTGTGACCCTCATCCCAGATGAAGCTGAGGACTTGTGGCATGCGTACAATTTGATAATGGTGGACGATACCATCAGGTCGACCACAATTAG GAAAGTGCAGACTGAGTCGGCTACTGGAAGTGTAAGTGTGAACAAAGTAAGAACGACGCTGACCATTAAAATAGAGGCCATCGACTTTGATACCCAAGGATGTGTTCTCAGGCTCAAAGGTCGGAATATTCAGGAAAACCAATATGTGAAG ATGGGTGCCTACCATACTCTAGATTTAGAAGTGAACAGAAAATTCACACTAGGAAAGCAAGAATGGGACAGCATTGCTCTAGAAAGAATCG AGATGGCTTGTGATCCTACTCAGCATGCAGACCTAGCAGCTGTCATTATGCAGGAAGGCCTGGCCAATGTGTGCCTCATCACATCCAACATGACAATAGTCAGGGCCAAGATAGAAACCAACATTCCACGCAAAAGAAAAGGAAGCTGTACCCAACATGATAAG gGTTTAACAAAGTTTTATGACCAGATCGTGCAAGCAATATTACGCCATATAAATTTTGATG TTGTAAAGTGTGTGTTAGTTGCCAGTCCTGGATTTGTGAAG GACCAGTTCATGGCATACATGATGGACCAAGCCATAAAGATGGAATACAAGGTTCTAATTGATAACAAACCTAAGTTTGTAATGGTTCACTCTTCCTCGGGATTCAAACATTCTCTCAAAG AGATTTTACAAGATCCTTCTGTCGCCTCTAAGTTATCTGATACCAAAGCATCTGGAGAGGTGAAAGCTTTAGATGATTTTTACCAGATGTTGCAGAACGATCCAAACCGAGCTTTCTATGG GGCCAGACATGTAGAAAAAGCTGCAGAACTGCAAGCTGTGGAAGTCCTCCTCATTTCAGACGAATTGTTCAG AGCCCAAAATGTTGCTCAGAGAAAACGTTTTGTGAAGCTTGTAGACTCAGTGAGAGAATGTGGTGGAGATGTGAAGATTTTTTCCAGCATGCATATATCAGGCGAAC AGCTTGGACTCCTGTCTGGGATAGCTGCAATTCTAAGGTTTCCTATACCTGATGACGAAGAGGAAGATTCTGATGATGATTGA
- the LOC128188609 gene encoding PHD finger protein 12-like produces MATVEYDLDTSGGLMEQIQKLVAPPVSDEVLRRQRRKERENRRQGRTVNHDSCDSCKEGGDLLCCDWCPAAFHLQCHDPPLEEDDVPPGEWRCHRCKVVPPKPEQPKEKDDDASSTKSNSSNASRGKSRPQPPIPALEEIVMEAASTENLTPLQKLARAAQLMNPVQFDLPKDIACTTPLPGSSKRKWWGKDRNPNKKFAHELDNGLVPIPAKICFYCSKSCRVGALIQCDFCPLLYHMDCLNPPLTSLPTNRWMCPNHPENIIDEYLLKSVSLTERIKLWNKFKSRVNQHTVKLNFLNKMHRESPPFRIKVKHSKRKSLAIPEAIKLHYQNPPPMLPCVTDPGTTSATETDEKAERVSETTLEDQEEWLSAVVSLQTSIARHLAQKQIQMSSTESGKSEVNVKSEKPTASVQPVIQSSDSQQNEGGSCDSKVTSMEVDKPPNGPLSDSLSNGPLEGNRGGAISLLHPPSTSQNSVNGEIGESSKSKPETVLIKSRSKSVDGSPANIVRVNWASVDKQASSGASTSTTPSGKNIVISAINKANNTVVTKVLGPTQGNKLIANNVAANSGGNSTSILSPRVSGQSAIKVASVQGRTSTVGSTAKVITVSTPTSGKIGVTSSSNITISGGKQSSTASSQNSSNAIVSLNNSLQQCLEGSGDMELSKLDEKLIQILAWQRLQQLLPSKANSPQTPNKKGVLNGLLNQAGSTEVKARAVLCPLTSKGQPISMCYRTLNIGTGADMDVCLTQFGHCNFISPKHAYIFYDETTKHYELLNYSEHGTTVDNVLYSCDFSDKPASTPQPTSVVAAVRKIIKNKKVEKPTESEIKEEQRLTMSGKANEMKKPCNCKASSSSLIGGSGAGWEGTALLHHGSYIKVGCLQFVFSIVDHATSSMGQDRKKEPMSLLKSTLRASAP; encoded by the exons ATGGCAACGGTGGAATATGATCTGGATACTTCTGGTGGACTTATGGAG caAATTCAAAAACTTGTGGCTCCACCAGTAAGTGATGAAGTTCTTCGTCGTCAGAGACGAAAAGAACGAGAGAATAGGAGACAAGGACGAACAGTAAACCATGATAGCTGTGACAGTTGTAAAGAGGGTGGAGATTTATTGTGCTGTGATTGGTGTCCTGCAGCTTTCCATTTACAGTGCCA tgaTCCCCCATTAGAGGAAGATGATGTTCCTCCTGGAGAATGGCGATGCCACAGATGTAAAGTTGTTCCCCCTAAACCAGAG CAACCAAAGGAAAAGGATGATGATGCCTCCTCCACAAAAAGCAATAGCAGCAATGCAAGTAGAGGGAAATCTCGGCCTCAGCCGCCGATTCCTGCCCTAGAGGAAATTGTAATGGAAGCTGCTAGTACAGAGAACCTCACTCCACTTCAGAAACTAGCCAGAGCAGCTCAGCTGATGAACCCTGTACAGTTTGATTTACCCAAGGACATAGCATGCACTACACCTTTACCAG GATCAAGTAAAAGAAAATGGTGGGGTAAAGATAGAAACCCGAACAAGAAGTTTGCTCATGAATTGGATAATGGGCTAGTGCCTATACCAGCAAAGATATGCTTCTACTGTAGCAA GAGCTGTCGTGTAGGAGCACTCATCCAGTGTGATTTTTGTCCTCTTCTGTACCACATGGACTGTCTCAATCCTCCCCTGACATCTCTCCCAACCAACCGCTGGATGTGTCCGAACCACCCAGAGAATATCATT GATGAGTATTTGTTGAAAAGTGTTAGTCTGACTGAACGCATCAAACTGTGGAACAAGTTTAAAAGCCGTGTCAACCAACACACAGTCAAGCTGAACTTCCTGAATAAAATGCACCGAGAAAGTCCACCATTCAGGATCAAAGTGAAGCATTCGAAACGCAAGTCATTGGCG aTTCCTGAAGCAATCAAACTCCATTATCAAAACCCCCCACCTATGCTTCCCTGTGTGACTGACCCTGGTACCACATCAGCCACTGAGACCGACGAGAAGGCAGAGCGAGTGTCAGAAACCACACTGGAGGATCAAGAAGAG TGGTTGTCTGCAGTTGTGTCTTTACAAACCAGTATAGCAAGACATTTAGCTCAAAAGCAGATTCAGATGTCCTCAACAGAGTCTGGAAAATCTGAAGTGAATGTGAAATCAGAAAAACCCACAGCATCCGTTCAACCTGTGATTCAAAGCAGTGACTCTCAGCAAAATGAAGGTGGTTCATGTGATTCTAAAGTGACTAGTATGGAGGTGGATAAACCTCCCAACGGACCTCTCTCAGACTCTTTATCTAATGGTCCTCTTGAAGGAAACAGAGGAGGAGCTATCTCCTTGCTACATCCTCCTAGCACATCACAAAACTCTGTAAACGGTGAAATTGGGGAATCCAGTAAAAGTAAACCAGAAACTGTTTTAATCAAATCCAGGAGTAAAAGTGTGGATGGATCTCCAGCAAACATTGTGCGAGTGAACTGGGCATCCGTGGACAAACAGGCTTCATCGGGGGCCTCCACTTCTACTACTCCCTCTGGTAAAAACATTGTTATTAGTGCTATCAATAAAGCCAACAACACTGTAGTCACAAAAGTCCTTGGTCCCACTCAGGGCAACAAACTGATAGCAAACAATGTGGCAGCAAACAGTGGTGGAAACTCCACCTCCATTTTGTCTCCGCGTGTGTCGGGACAGTCGGCAATTAAAGTGGCAAGTGTGCAGGGCAGGACAAGCACTGTTGGCTCAACTGCCAAAGTCATCACAGTCTCCACTCCAACCTCTG GTAAAATTGGAGTCACATCCAGTAGCAATATCACGATCTCAGGTGGCAAGCAGTCTTCAACCGCTAGCAGCCAGAACTCCTCCAATGCCATTGTCTCCCTCAATAATTCCCTCCAGCAGTGTCTTGAGGGCTCAGGAG ATATGGAGCTGAGCAAGCTGGATGAGAAATTGATCCAGATCCTTGCCTGGCAGAGACTGCAGCAGTTACTTCCCTCCAAAGCCAACTCCCCACAGACACCGAACAAGAAAGGTGTGCTCAACGGACTGCTCAATCAAGCAG GTAGCACAGAGGTCAAAGCCAGAGCTGTTTTGTGTCCTTTGACCAGCAAAGGTCAGCCGATATCCATGTGTTACAGAACCCTTAACATTGGAACAG GAGCTGACATGGATGTTTGTTTGACCCAGTTTGGACACTGCAATTTTATCTCTCCaaaacatgcatatatattttatgatgaG ACAACAAAACACTATGAGTTACTGAACTACAGTGAGCATGGAACAACAGTGGACAATGTCCTGTACTCGTGTGATTTCAGTGATAAACCCGCCTCCACTCCACAGCCTACGTCTGTTGTCGCAGCAGTCcgcaaaatcattaaaaacaagaaaGTGGAAAAGCCCACAGAGTCAGAGATAAAGGAAGAGCAACGCTTGACAATGAGTGGGAAAGCCAATGAG ATGAAAAAACCATGCAACTGCAAAGCCAGCAGCTCTAGTCTGATTGGAGGGAGTGGTGCAGGATGGGAAGGAACAGCACTATTGCATCATGGGAGTTATATAAAAGTTGGATGTCTACAGTTTGTGTTTAGTATTGTGGACCATGCAACAAGTTCAATGGGACAGGACAGAAAGAAAGAACCCATGTCTTTACTTAAGTCGACGTTAAGAGCATCAGCCCCTTAG